In Alteromonas sp. V450, the following proteins share a genomic window:
- a CDS encoding serine/threonine protein kinase has protein sequence MTDFSFSGLSPDTILDALESQGIFLQSGLLALNSYENRVYQFLAEDNQRYVVKFYRPGRWSDAQILEEHAFANELAESEIPLAAPIALNGQTLHHHNVNGTDYRFTLFPSVGGRQFENDNLDQLEWMGRFIGRIHSVSKASAFSSRPHIDTPSYLHEPRQTLETSRLLPDHLKTAFFAILDPVIKATENAYKTMNPIRLHGDCHPGNILWRDGPTFVDLDDCRMGPAVQDLWMMLSGDRQQQLIQLDTLVEAYEEFQPFDSKQLILIEPLRAMRMVHYMAWLSRRWQDPAFPRAFPWFAEDKYWEGQILALKEQLSSLQEPALKLGF, from the coding sequence ATGACAGATTTTTCTTTCTCAGGGCTAAGCCCTGACACAATTTTGGATGCCCTGGAATCTCAGGGCATTTTTCTGCAAAGTGGCTTACTAGCCTTAAACAGCTATGAGAATCGCGTTTATCAATTCTTGGCCGAAGATAATCAGCGCTACGTAGTAAAATTCTATCGACCCGGTCGTTGGTCTGATGCACAAATTCTCGAAGAACACGCTTTTGCTAACGAACTTGCTGAGTCTGAAATACCGCTTGCAGCGCCCATTGCGCTTAACGGTCAAACGCTACATCATCACAACGTTAACGGAACTGATTACCGTTTTACCTTATTCCCATCAGTAGGAGGAAGGCAATTTGAGAACGATAATTTAGATCAGTTAGAGTGGATGGGACGTTTTATTGGTCGAATTCATAGCGTTTCGAAGGCTAGCGCGTTCTCTTCGCGCCCACACATCGACACGCCAAGTTATCTGCATGAGCCCCGGCAGACTCTTGAAACCAGTCGTTTATTACCAGACCACCTCAAAACCGCCTTTTTCGCCATTTTAGACCCCGTAATAAAGGCCACTGAAAACGCCTATAAGACAATGAACCCTATTCGATTGCACGGTGATTGCCATCCGGGAAACATTTTATGGAGGGACGGTCCAACGTTTGTCGATTTAGACGATTGTAGAATGGGGCCCGCTGTTCAAGATTTATGGATGATGTTAAGTGGCGACAGACAACAGCAACTCATTCAACTCGATACGCTTGTGGAAGCATACGAAGAATTCCAGCCTTTTGATTCCAAGCAGCTTATATTGATAGAACCACTTCGAGCAATGCGTATGGTTCACTACATGGCCTGGTTATCACGGCGCTGGCAAGACCCTGCTTTCCCGAGAGCTTTTCCATGGTTTGCCGAAGACAAGTATTGGGAAGGACAAATTTTAGCGTTGAAGGAACAACTGTCTTCTCTTCAAGAGCCTGCGCTAAAACTTGGCTTTTAG
- a CDS encoding methyl-accepting chemotaxis protein: MFFKDKEMIAENERLKKELAAYQTVQEELREEMLFFELAADGRIRGLNDLCSQALGYKENDVNGKTLDSLMPPSALKKSDVQDMLGAIKTHRHWHGAVSFLNAKGEEVWVRGILQPVDDTFGNVNYISFYMAEQTRNITYSNELRDMISALHRSSAVIEFNLDGTIIKANDNFLKGMGYSQEQIVGKHHRIFCTSEEANSEKYQQFWRDLAQGKLESGRFKRVDSRGNDVWLEASYNPIRNEDGVLYKVVKFATVITEQMEREFAISEAANVAFNISQETGEQARKGNEVLDATVNAMNELTTQMGNASAGIKDLDEQSQKVADLVKSISGIADQTNLLALNAAIEAARAGDQGRGFAVVADEVRQLASRTSSATEEIVNVVVENRKLTENAVQLIEAGQEKAREALEYSTESGRAMNEIQKGANEVVNAIGQFTKRL, translated from the coding sequence ATGTTTTTCAAAGATAAAGAAATGATTGCTGAAAACGAAAGGTTAAAAAAAGAGTTAGCCGCTTATCAGACAGTTCAAGAAGAGCTGAGAGAAGAGATGCTGTTCTTTGAACTGGCAGCCGATGGACGTATCCGCGGTTTGAACGACCTGTGCTCCCAAGCGTTAGGTTATAAAGAAAACGATGTAAATGGTAAAACGTTAGATAGCTTAATGCCGCCAAGTGCACTAAAAAAGTCTGACGTACAAGACATGTTGGGAGCAATAAAAACCCATCGTCATTGGCACGGCGCTGTAAGCTTTTTAAATGCAAAAGGCGAAGAAGTATGGGTACGTGGTATTTTGCAGCCTGTAGATGACACTTTTGGCAACGTTAATTACATTTCTTTTTACATGGCAGAACAAACAAGGAACATAACCTACAGCAATGAATTAAGGGATATGATTTCTGCCCTGCATCGCTCTTCTGCCGTAATCGAATTTAATTTGGATGGTACTATCATTAAAGCCAATGATAATTTCCTTAAAGGCATGGGTTATTCGCAAGAGCAAATTGTGGGTAAACATCACCGTATATTCTGTACCAGTGAAGAAGCGAACTCTGAAAAATATCAACAGTTTTGGCGTGACCTAGCGCAAGGTAAACTTGAATCAGGTCGGTTTAAGCGAGTAGATAGCCGCGGCAATGATGTGTGGTTAGAAGCTTCTTACAATCCCATCCGCAATGAAGACGGCGTACTTTACAAGGTAGTAAAATTTGCAACGGTTATTACCGAGCAAATGGAGAGAGAGTTTGCTATTTCTGAAGCGGCGAATGTTGCGTTTAACATTTCGCAAGAAACCGGTGAACAAGCCAGAAAGGGAAACGAGGTGCTTGACGCTACCGTAAACGCAATGAACGAACTCACCACTCAAATGGGTAACGCGAGTGCAGGTATCAAGGACCTTGATGAGCAGTCGCAGAAAGTAGCAGACTTGGTGAAAAGCATCAGTGGAATAGCCGACCAGACTAATTTGCTTGCCTTAAATGCAGCAATAGAAGCAGCGCGTGCAGGTGATCAAGGTCGAGGTTTCGCGGTCGTTGCTGATGAAGTACGCCAACTTGCGTCGAGAACGAGTAGTGCAACTGAAGAAATTGTTAACGTGGTAGTAGAAAACAGAAAGCTAACTGAGAATGCAGTGCAACTTATTGAAGCAGGGCAAGAAAAAGCCAGAGAAGCGCTAGAGTATTCGACTGAGTCCGGTAGGGCGATGAATGAAATTCAAAAAGGTGCAAACGAGGTAGTTAACGCCATTGGGCAGTTTACCAAACGGCTGTAA
- a CDS encoding CmpA/NrtA family ABC transporter substrate-binding protein has product MTGLKRTSILKRLQVVSKSVCAALVVSVATFSTSAMAQQQTVGWPEKEELKFGFIKLTDMAPLAVAYEKGFFEDEGLYVTLEAQANWKVLLDRVIDGQLDGAHMLAGQPLGATIGFGTESHVVTAFSMDLNGNGITVSNEIWDKMKAHIPQENGKPVHPIKADYLKPVVDEYRNAGKPFNMGMVFPVSTHNYELRYWLAAGGIHPGYYAPHKGDTAGQIDAQALLSVTPPPQMPATMEAGTIYGYCVGEPWNQQAVFKGIGVPVITDYEIWKNNPEKVFGVSQGWAEKYPNTHIRVVKALIRAAMWLDENDNANRPEAVKILAKSNYVGADEDVLANSMTGTFEYEKGDKREVPDFNVFFRYNATYPYYSDAIWYLTQMRRWGQISEAKSDDWYKETAKKVYKPEVYAQAAKALIAEGKAKASDFPEFGTETGYKPPQSEFIDGVTFDGSKPNAYLEQFDIGLKGDTVL; this is encoded by the coding sequence ATGACTGGATTAAAAAGAACATCAATATTAAAACGCCTACAGGTGGTGAGTAAGAGTGTGTGTGCGGCGTTAGTGGTTTCGGTTGCAACGTTTTCAACGTCGGCAATGGCACAACAACAAACCGTTGGCTGGCCTGAAAAAGAAGAATTAAAGTTTGGTTTTATAAAACTGACAGATATGGCGCCGCTTGCTGTAGCGTACGAAAAAGGTTTTTTCGAAGACGAAGGGTTATACGTCACATTAGAAGCGCAAGCTAACTGGAAAGTGCTGCTAGACAGGGTTATTGATGGTCAGCTAGATGGTGCTCACATGCTTGCAGGTCAACCACTTGGCGCGACAATTGGCTTTGGTACGGAATCTCATGTAGTTACCGCGTTTAGTATGGATCTAAATGGTAATGGCATTACAGTCTCGAACGAAATTTGGGACAAAATGAAGGCGCACATTCCACAAGAAAATGGCAAGCCTGTGCATCCCATTAAGGCTGATTACCTAAAGCCGGTTGTTGATGAATACCGCAACGCCGGGAAACCTTTCAATATGGGCATGGTATTTCCTGTATCTACTCACAACTACGAGCTGCGCTATTGGCTAGCAGCAGGTGGCATTCACCCAGGGTACTACGCGCCTCACAAGGGGGATACTGCAGGTCAAATCGATGCACAAGCACTATTGTCTGTAACGCCACCACCACAAATGCCAGCGACCATGGAAGCGGGCACTATTTATGGCTATTGCGTAGGTGAGCCATGGAACCAGCAAGCGGTATTTAAAGGTATTGGTGTACCTGTGATCACCGATTATGAAATCTGGAAAAACAACCCAGAAAAAGTATTTGGCGTAAGCCAAGGCTGGGCTGAAAAGTACCCTAATACTCACATTCGTGTGGTTAAAGCATTAATTCGTGCAGCAATGTGGCTGGATGAAAATGACAATGCTAACCGCCCTGAAGCAGTAAAAATTCTTGCCAAGAGCAACTACGTTGGCGCAGACGAAGATGTACTGGCTAACAGCATGACAGGGACTTTTGAGTACGAAAAAGGCGACAAGCGTGAAGTACCAGATTTCAACGTATTCTTCCGCTACAACGCCACTTACCCGTATTACAGTGATGCAATTTGGTACCTTACTCAAATGCGTCGTTGGGGCCAAATTTCTGAAGCTAAATCTGACGATTGGTACAAGGAAACCGCGAAAAAAGTATACAAGCCAGAGGTTTATGCTCAGGCGGCAAAAGCGCTAATAGCAGAGGGTAAAGCAAAAGCATCTGATTTCCCTGAGTTTGGAACGGAAACGGGTTATAAACCTCCTCAGAGTGAATTTATTGACGGTGTGACGTTTGATGGAAGCAAACCGAACGCTTACTTAGAGCAGTTCGACATTGGTCTTAAAGGCGACACTGTACTGTAA
- a CDS encoding ABC transporter permease, with amino-acid sequence MSKMTTILRLPSSPSNANSVLSRLYQSMPALLLPVIGLLMFLAIWNGVAKSIDTSLGQFPGPAQVFEQAGALLDEHVAQREKADAFYQRQEERNAARVAQDPTYQPKIREFTGAPTFFDQIWTSLYTVMVGFFIASVVAVPVGILCGLSKSAYTAINPLIQLFKPVSPLAWLPLVTMVVSALYVSDDPAFSKSFVTSAFTVSLCCLWPTLINTAVGVSNIEKDLINVSKVLRLTPFAHLTKIVLPSSIPMIFTGLRLSLGIGWMVLIAAEMLAQNPGLGKFVWDEFQNGSSESLARIMVAVLTIGAIGFVLDRLMLSIQRAVSWDKSSVLR; translated from the coding sequence ATGAGCAAGATGACAACCATTCTTCGCCTTCCATCATCGCCGTCAAACGCCAACTCTGTGTTGAGCCGTTTATATCAATCCATGCCTGCGTTGCTGTTGCCCGTTATCGGCTTGCTAATGTTCTTGGCCATTTGGAATGGCGTTGCAAAGAGTATCGACACGTCGTTAGGGCAGTTTCCAGGGCCTGCACAGGTTTTTGAGCAAGCAGGTGCCTTATTGGATGAGCACGTTGCTCAGCGTGAGAAAGCGGACGCTTTCTATCAACGTCAAGAAGAAAGAAATGCAGCGCGTGTAGCGCAAGACCCTACATACCAGCCTAAAATTAGAGAGTTTACAGGGGCGCCTACTTTCTTCGACCAAATATGGACAAGCCTCTACACTGTCATGGTTGGCTTTTTTATCGCGTCAGTAGTGGCAGTGCCTGTGGGTATTTTATGTGGTTTAAGCAAATCGGCATACACAGCGATAAACCCGCTTATTCAGTTATTTAAGCCAGTTTCACCGCTAGCATGGTTGCCGTTAGTTACTATGGTGGTTAGTGCGCTTTATGTCAGTGACGACCCAGCTTTTTCTAAGTCCTTTGTAACGTCTGCCTTTACCGTTTCACTTTGCTGCTTGTGGCCAACGCTAATAAATACCGCGGTGGGCGTATCAAACATTGAAAAAGACCTCATCAATGTGAGTAAAGTGCTGCGTCTTACCCCTTTTGCACACCTGACCAAGATAGTACTGCCGTCTTCTATTCCCATGATTTTTACCGGACTTAGATTGTCCCTTGGTATTGGCTGGATGGTACTCATCGCTGCCGAAATGCTTGCTCAAAACCCTGGTTTAGGAAAATTTGTATGGGACGAATTTCAAAACGGAAGTTCAGAGTCATTAGCCAGGATCATGGTTGCAGTGCTTACTATTGGGGCAATTGGTTTTGTTCTTGACCGCTTAATGCTATCAATTCAGCGCGCGGTTAGCTGGGATAAGTCGAGCGTATTACGCTAA
- a CDS encoding alginate export family protein: MNTLQKLSMNVLAASVMAVLGGSAMAVDIHAALSDSKAWADLNLRYESVDQDNALEDASALTLRTRLGFSSGSVNGFSFTAEVEDSRIVLGQDEFTVGPTGFNVGEYSVIADPETTEVDQAFIQYKTDKFTAKVGRQVITLDDHRFVGHVGWRQDRQTFDAVSAKYAATDNLALFYSYLYKRNRIFAEAADLDSKDHILHATYTSKIGKFVAYAYLLEVDNDTDNALDTYGVSYDGKMKGDNVSWAYGGEFATQSSEAGAGETATDFDASYLNAYLAATFSGVTAKVDYEILGSDDGMYGFATPLATLHKFNGWTDQFLGTPAQGLKDLKFSLSGGLAGGKWLLAYHDFSADDSSNGVDDLGSEINVQYTKKFAGKYNFGIKYGTYDAGDVKVDANRFWMWVGTRF, translated from the coding sequence ATGAACACGTTACAAAAATTAAGCATGAATGTGCTAGCGGCATCTGTTATGGCTGTGTTGGGCGGCAGCGCGATGGCTGTCGATATCCACGCTGCTCTTAGTGATTCAAAAGCATGGGCAGACTTGAACCTGCGTTACGAGTCTGTTGATCAAGACAATGCATTAGAAGATGCTAGCGCACTGACTTTACGCACGCGTTTAGGGTTTAGTTCGGGCAGCGTTAATGGATTTTCGTTTACTGCCGAGGTTGAAGATAGCCGCATTGTACTTGGGCAAGATGAGTTTACCGTAGGGCCTACGGGCTTTAATGTAGGTGAATACTCGGTGATTGCCGACCCTGAAACAACGGAGGTTGACCAGGCTTTTATTCAATATAAAACGGATAAGTTCACTGCCAAAGTAGGTCGGCAAGTGATTACGCTAGACGATCACAGATTTGTTGGCCACGTTGGCTGGAGACAAGACCGTCAGACCTTCGACGCCGTAAGTGCTAAATATGCGGCAACCGACAATCTAGCGCTTTTCTACAGCTATTTGTACAAGCGCAATCGTATCTTTGCAGAAGCTGCTGATCTTGATTCAAAAGACCACATCCTTCACGCAACCTACACATCTAAGATAGGTAAATTTGTGGCCTATGCTTATTTGTTAGAAGTTGATAATGATACTGACAACGCACTAGATACGTATGGTGTAAGCTACGATGGTAAAATGAAAGGCGATAACGTTAGTTGGGCTTACGGGGGGGAATTTGCAACTCAGTCGAGCGAAGCCGGTGCGGGTGAAACTGCCACCGACTTTGATGCGTCTTATCTTAATGCATATTTAGCTGCCACATTCTCTGGCGTAACGGCTAAAGTGGATTACGAAATTTTAGGCTCAGACGATGGCATGTACGGATTTGCAACGCCCCTTGCTACTCTGCACAAATTTAACGGTTGGACCGATCAGTTTTTGGGTACGCCTGCCCAGGGGTTGAAAGACCTTAAGTTTTCACTTTCTGGAGGCTTAGCGGGGGGGAAATGGCTATTGGCTTATCATGACTTTTCTGCAGACGATAGCAGCAATGGCGTTGACGATTTAGGTAGCGAGATTAACGTTCAATACACTAAGAAATTTGCTGGTAAGTATAATTTCGGTATCAAGTACGGCACCTATGATGCGGGCGATGTAAAAGTAGATGCTAACCGCTTTTGGATGTGGGTTGGTACCCGCTTTTAA
- a CDS encoding GGDEF domain-containing protein, with amino-acid sequence MTAHKNNKTLYLFITAQTVVVGSFLFVLLASLLRLNDTRLVLDEISSSSIPALSQATSITRDVQHLISLTSRLTTSENNASRLIIKNRIDDTIKGLDTTKLKLDQGGRYLATQLSVLMLEIEELNELVELRINTEKEVNTNQALLFAYFNDFFAHTVFKGENAKYAQLTVPLLLQIAQINQQVKLFRLRQLESSIERNIALLKTQPFFDDNHRQFITTMREIVLGSDGMVEKQASAMRIRGRSIGRGSFVENLAEDIASSIEFKATLVTEETYDHAITANRHVTNQVWLSLGLSIIALFVCCAIIWFIYKKIILRLITLTTLVERGSHKLDTFKGQDEISRLASTFAMYMEKVEAQEKRLIQLSLSDPLTGIPNRRAFEREAEKGIALAKRQTWPLTLVLLDVDNFKLYNDYYGHTQGDSCLKSVAKKLKSVVSRDTDFCARYGGEEFVVLLQNTNAEGAKVKAEEIRQAIESLGLAHSKSDVSPFVTASLGAATFFLEHYDNVSLSSLLDCADEALYHAKRSGRNRCSYSVSSIPKA; translated from the coding sequence ATGACAGCGCACAAAAACAACAAGACGTTGTACCTTTTCATCACTGCTCAGACCGTAGTGGTAGGCTCGTTTCTTTTCGTTTTACTGGCATCGTTATTGCGGTTGAACGATACGCGCCTAGTTCTCGATGAAATATCATCCTCTTCTATTCCCGCGCTTTCGCAGGCCACGTCGATAACCAGAGATGTACAGCATCTTATCTCTTTGACGTCTCGTCTTACCACCTCGGAAAATAACGCCTCTCGTCTTATTATTAAAAATCGCATTGACGATACGATAAAAGGGTTAGACACCACAAAACTGAAGTTAGATCAGGGCGGGCGCTATCTCGCCACGCAGTTGAGTGTTCTGATGCTCGAGATTGAAGAGCTTAACGAACTTGTAGAGTTGCGCATAAACACTGAAAAAGAGGTAAATACAAACCAAGCACTTCTTTTCGCTTATTTTAACGACTTTTTTGCACATACGGTTTTTAAGGGGGAAAACGCCAAGTACGCACAATTAACCGTACCATTACTTTTGCAAATAGCCCAAATTAATCAACAGGTAAAATTGTTCAGGTTGAGACAGCTAGAAAGTAGCATCGAAAGAAATATAGCCTTGCTAAAAACGCAGCCATTTTTCGACGACAACCATCGTCAATTCATAACGACAATGCGTGAAATTGTGCTTGGAAGCGATGGAATGGTTGAAAAACAAGCCAGCGCCATGCGTATTCGCGGGCGTTCAATAGGGAGAGGGAGTTTTGTAGAGAATTTGGCTGAGGATATAGCCTCAAGTATCGAGTTTAAAGCAACGTTAGTGACCGAAGAAACCTATGACCATGCTATAACGGCTAATAGACATGTTACCAATCAGGTTTGGTTGTCGCTGGGGCTTTCGATTATCGCGTTATTTGTTTGTTGTGCCATCATTTGGTTTATTTACAAAAAGATAATTCTCAGATTAATCACACTGACAACGCTGGTAGAGAGAGGGAGCCACAAGCTAGATACCTTTAAAGGGCAGGATGAAATTTCACGGCTTGCAAGCACGTTTGCAATGTACATGGAAAAAGTAGAGGCGCAAGAAAAGAGATTGATTCAGTTATCGTTGAGTGATCCGCTTACGGGTATACCTAATCGTCGAGCGTTTGAACGAGAAGCTGAAAAAGGAATAGCGCTGGCAAAAAGGCAAACTTGGCCGCTGACATTGGTTTTGCTCGATGTTGATAATTTTAAACTGTACAACGATTACTACGGACACACTCAAGGAGACTCATGTCTTAAATCAGTGGCTAAAAAACTTAAAAGCGTTGTATCGCGTGACACCGACTTTTGTGCGCGCTACGGGGGGGAAGAGTTTGTTGTATTGCTGCAAAATACCAATGCAGAAGGCGCTAAGGTTAAAGCTGAAGAGATCCGGCAAGCAATAGAATCACTCGGCCTCGCGCACAGTAAAAGTGATGTCTCGCCTTTCGTCACTGCCAGCTTAGGCGCCGCAACATTCTTTTTGGAGCATTATGATAATGTGTCGCTCAGTAGTTTGTTGGATTGCGCAGATGAAGCGCTCTATCACGCCAAACGTTCGGGAAGAAATCGCTGCAGTTATTCAGTTTCATCAATACCGAAAGCCTGA
- a CDS encoding HD family hydrolase — protein MHSVCDLAEFICELDKLKAVKRQITLPADNYRQENSAEHSWHVALMANMLSEYAVKPIDITRVTRMILIHDIVEIDAGDMFAFNHQSDHDAQAEKEIAAAKRIFGLLPSPLDNEMLELWLEFEAAETADAEFAKAMDRVLPVFQNMKDNGGSWKRHSIAREKIEKRNAHLKSCAPALWDYVLQQLDIAVEKGWLSQ, from the coding sequence ATGCATTCTGTGTGTGACTTAGCTGAGTTTATTTGTGAACTTGATAAATTAAAGGCAGTGAAGCGACAAATTACTCTTCCTGCTGACAATTACCGTCAAGAAAACTCCGCTGAGCACAGCTGGCATGTTGCGCTGATGGCAAATATGCTGAGCGAATATGCGGTTAAACCTATCGACATTACCCGCGTCACTCGCATGATCCTTATTCACGATATCGTGGAAATTGACGCTGGCGATATGTTTGCTTTCAATCATCAAAGTGATCACGACGCGCAAGCTGAGAAAGAGATTGCTGCCGCAAAGCGCATTTTTGGCTTGTTGCCCAGTCCACTGGATAATGAAATGCTTGAGTTATGGCTTGAGTTTGAAGCGGCCGAAACCGCCGATGCAGAGTTTGCTAAAGCAATGGACCGAGTGCTACCTGTTTTTCAAAACATGAAAGACAATGGGGGAAGCTGGAAACGCCATTCAATTGCAAGAGAGAAGATTGAAAAGCGTAATGCCCATCTAAAATCTTGCGCACCAGCGCTGTGGGACTACGTATTGCAGCAGCTAGATATAGCCGTTGAAAAAGGTTGGCTAAGTCAATAA
- a CDS encoding thiol:disulfide interchange protein DsbA/DsbL has translation MKKFAVFFVMAVLMPLTACAQESNSKWKEGTHYTVLDREATDKPVITEYFSYWCPHCFQFEPIVAQIKEKKSDGTKFTKVHVNFMRFAGPDTQNDATKAMLIARSLKQEEAMNGAIFNYIHKQRASITGLKDLRNIFVVNGVEGEEFDKLANSFGVNSMVRKNQQQIDDYREYLNGVPSFIINGKYQPTFTRDMSYDDIVDLIVWLSEQK, from the coding sequence ATGAAAAAGTTTGCCGTGTTCTTTGTAATGGCAGTGCTAATGCCGCTTACTGCGTGCGCACAGGAATCAAATAGCAAGTGGAAAGAAGGTACTCACTACACCGTTCTCGACAGAGAGGCAACGGATAAGCCCGTAATTACTGAGTACTTCTCTTACTGGTGCCCGCACTGTTTCCAATTTGAGCCTATTGTTGCTCAAATTAAAGAAAAGAAGAGCGACGGCACGAAATTCACCAAAGTTCATGTGAATTTCATGCGCTTTGCTGGCCCAGATACGCAAAACGATGCCACAAAAGCGATGCTTATCGCACGCTCTTTAAAGCAAGAAGAAGCAATGAATGGCGCAATATTTAACTATATCCACAAACAGCGTGCGTCTATTACAGGGTTAAAAGATCTTCGCAATATCTTCGTGGTAAACGGCGTAGAAGGTGAAGAGTTTGATAAACTAGCGAATAGCTTCGGTGTAAACAGCATGGTTCGAAAGAACCAACAACAAATCGATGACTACCGCGAGTACCTGAATGGTGTGCCTAGCTTTATTATTAACGGTAAATACCAGCCAACATTCACTCGTGATATGTCGTACGACGACATTGTTGATTTGATTGTGTGGTTGTCTGAGCAAAAGTAA
- a CDS encoding ABC transporter ATP-binding protein has protein sequence MHTKHLELEQVGIDFPTPKGPFTALQDVNLKISKGEFVSLIGHSGCGKSTVLNIIAGLHQATTGGVILDGAEVKQPGPERAVVFQNHSLLPWLTVYKNVELAVKSTMRGKSKSEMRDWIMHNLELVHMTHALDKLPSEISGGMKQRVGIARALAMEPKVLLMDEPFGALDALTRAHLQDSLMEIHADLGNTVIMITHDVDEAVLLSDRIVMMNNGPAATIGEILDIELPRPRDRLALADNKQYNHYRHEVLTFLYDKQKKVETVTSRTNNGTSKSSGVTSEKKDAKKSDAA, from the coding sequence ATGCACACTAAACACTTAGAGTTAGAGCAGGTAGGTATCGACTTCCCAACACCGAAAGGGCCATTTACTGCGCTTCAAGATGTAAATCTTAAAATTAGCAAAGGTGAATTTGTATCACTAATTGGTCACTCGGGTTGCGGTAAATCGACGGTTTTGAACATCATTGCCGGCTTGCACCAAGCAACTACAGGCGGTGTTATTTTAGATGGTGCTGAAGTAAAACAGCCTGGGCCAGAGCGCGCCGTAGTGTTTCAAAACCACTCTTTGCTGCCTTGGCTTACGGTATATAAAAATGTAGAGCTGGCCGTGAAATCGACCATGCGGGGCAAGAGTAAAAGCGAGATGCGTGACTGGATAATGCATAACTTAGAGCTTGTACACATGACCCACGCTCTCGACAAACTGCCTAGTGAAATTTCAGGTGGTATGAAGCAGCGAGTGGGCATTGCGCGCGCGCTGGCTATGGAACCTAAAGTACTATTGATGGACGAACCGTTCGGTGCACTAGACGCGTTAACGCGCGCTCACCTTCAAGACTCACTAATGGAAATTCATGCTGATTTGGGTAATACCGTCATCATGATAACGCATGATGTGGATGAGGCCGTTTTACTATCTGATCGCATTGTTATGATGAACAATGGTCCTGCAGCCACCATCGGCGAAATCTTGGATATTGAATTGCCGCGTCCACGAGACAGGTTGGCACTTGCAGACAATAAACAATACAACCACTACCGACATGAGGTATTAACCTTCCTTTACGATAAGCAGAAAAAGGTTGAAACCGTTACTTCACGTACTAACAACGGAACATCAAAATCCAGCGGGGTGACATCTGAAAAAAAAGACGCTAAAAAATCAGATGCTGCCTAG